From Proteiniborus sp. MB09-C3, the proteins below share one genomic window:
- a CDS encoding MATE family efflux transporter, which yields MTSSECEKNKKKNKLLMWLKNPTKADVINIAWPVLVELLLGSLFGMIDMMMLGRISDNSLAAASVAAVGMTNQPLFIGISLVQALNVGGTAMVARYLGSDQKDKIETTLKHVMLLSLLMLAIPLSILGIIFTDSILNFMGAEADALQAGRGYFKVVMVGFVFQSLNMSMSAALRGIGETKTPMKINLKANFLNVIGNALLIYGLLGFPKLGVTGAGISTALSNIIASVLLFSYVIKGKSIVKLNIKKRFKFDKDIIYNLVKIGLPASLEQMALRIGVLMFVKIVAGLGTVVYASHQIALNILSLSFQPGQAFGIAASSLVGRSLGAHELSKAENYAKETRRIGSMISTFMAIMFFFFGPQLVGLYSKDPEIIKNSSLALKIIALVQPFQSSQLILAGGLRGAGDTFWPLVGTFFGVLLVRVSLAHVFVKILGYGLAGAWIAVFVDQFVRWLFVYARFRTGHWKYTKLR from the coding sequence ATGACTAGTTCAGAATGCGAAAAGAATAAGAAAAAAAACAAATTACTCATGTGGTTAAAAAATCCCACAAAAGCTGATGTTATTAATATTGCATGGCCTGTTCTTGTGGAGCTTCTTTTAGGTTCACTTTTTGGCATGATAGATATGATGATGCTTGGAAGAATAAGCGATAATTCATTGGCAGCTGCCTCTGTTGCTGCAGTAGGTATGACGAATCAACCATTATTCATAGGGATATCTCTTGTACAGGCTTTAAATGTGGGTGGAACTGCCATGGTTGCAAGATATCTTGGCTCAGATCAGAAGGATAAGATAGAAACTACTTTAAAGCATGTAATGCTGTTGAGCTTGCTGATGCTTGCAATACCTTTATCAATACTTGGTATAATCTTTACAGATTCTATTTTGAATTTCATGGGAGCAGAAGCCGATGCTTTGCAGGCTGGTAGAGGATACTTTAAAGTTGTTATGGTAGGCTTTGTATTTCAATCATTAAACATGTCCATGTCTGCAGCCTTAAGAGGTATTGGTGAGACTAAGACACCTATGAAGATAAATCTAAAAGCAAATTTCCTCAATGTTATAGGGAATGCACTTCTTATTTATGGTCTTCTAGGTTTTCCTAAGCTTGGGGTTACTGGAGCAGGTATATCAACTGCGTTATCTAATATAATTGCAAGTGTACTTTTATTTAGCTATGTTATAAAAGGTAAAAGCATTGTTAAGCTAAATATTAAGAAACGCTTTAAATTTGATAAGGATATTATATATAATCTAGTGAAGATTGGACTCCCTGCCTCATTGGAACAAATGGCATTAAGAATAGGGGTGCTCATGTTTGTAAAAATAGTAGCAGGCTTAGGTACTGTTGTTTATGCATCACACCAAATAGCCTTAAACATATTAAGCTTATCGTTTCAGCCAGGTCAGGCTTTTGGAATAGCGGCTTCATCTCTGGTTGGTAGAAGCTTAGGAGCCCATGAGCTTTCAAAGGCTGAAAATTATGCAAAGGAAACTAGAAGGATTGGCTCAATGATATCTACCTTTATGGCCATAATGTTCTTTTTCTTTGGGCCACAGCTTGTAGGACTGTATTCAAAAGATCCAGAGATTATCAAAAATTCCTCTTTAGCATTGAAAATAATTGCCTTAGTACAACCTTTCCAGTCTTCTCAACTTATTTTAGCGGGAGGCCTAAGAGGTGCAGGAGATACTTTTTGGCCTTTAGTAGGTACATTTTTTGGAGTATTGTTGGTTAGAGTCAGTTTAGCACATGTATTTGTCAAGATACTAGGATATGGACTGGCGGGAGCATGGATTGCCGTGTTTGTGGATCAGTTTGTAAGGTGGCTATTTGTCTATGCGAGATTTAGAACAGGACATTGGAAATATACGAAGCTAAGATAG
- a CDS encoding ABC transporter ATP-binding protein gives MPRQDQRGHAGIAWGRGAIMPAKKAKDVRYTLKRLWKLFKSEKRQLIITFMLIFASGLLGLSVPFLIGKAIDAIFPGKYLVEFGKLRSIVLILLSVYILDNLLTFLQEYIVAGIAQRVVFNLREKLFEKLQSLPIIFFDTHTHGEIMSRLSNDIDNVSTTISQSTVQFMTSAVNILGSLVMMIYLSPLMTIASMITVPMVYLLTRFIAKKTKLLFREQQKTLGSLNGHIEESISGIHVVKAFNNEEKVIAEFKAQNDILRDVGVKAQIWSGYIMPLMNVINNFGFGVIAIFGGSLAVKGVISVGIIASFISYSKQFTRPLNELANTFNTLQSGIAGAERVFEILDETEERKDVDNAVDIENIKGEVEFKDVTFEYKKDEPVLKDISFKVAPGTNIALVGPTGAGKTTIVNLLTGFYEINKGEILIDGINIMDYQKNSLRKIFGMVLQDTYLFSGTIKENIKYGNLEASDEAIVKAAVLARADDFISKLPQGYNTFLNEGGTNLSQGQRQLLAISRAILADPSILILDEATSSVDTRTELKIQEAMVKLMESRTTFIIAHRLSTIKDADIIMVIDHGEIVEKGSYEELLEKKGHYYRLHQSQFANVSI, from the coding sequence ATGCCTAGACAAGATCAGAGAGGCCATGCAGGTATTGCATGGGGGAGAGGTGCTATTATGCCTGCAAAAAAGGCAAAAGATGTTAGATACACTTTAAAAAGATTATGGAAGCTTTTTAAAAGTGAAAAAAGACAGCTAATTATAACGTTTATGTTAATATTTGCATCAGGACTTTTAGGACTATCAGTTCCATTTCTTATAGGAAAAGCAATAGATGCTATATTTCCTGGAAAATATCTTGTTGAATTTGGTAAACTGAGATCCATTGTATTGATACTATTGTCAGTATATATTCTAGATAACTTGCTTACTTTTTTGCAGGAATATATAGTAGCAGGGATTGCACAAAGGGTAGTATTTAACCTGAGAGAAAAGCTATTTGAGAAGCTTCAATCCCTACCTATCATATTTTTTGATACTCATACACATGGTGAGATAATGAGTAGATTATCCAATGATATTGATAATGTAAGTACTACTATATCCCAATCAACCGTACAGTTTATGACATCAGCAGTTAATATATTAGGCTCATTGGTCATGATGATTTATCTGAGCCCGCTTATGACTATAGCTAGCATGATTACTGTACCTATGGTATATTTATTGACTAGATTCATAGCAAAGAAGACTAAGCTATTATTTAGAGAACAGCAAAAGACCCTCGGGAGCTTAAATGGTCACATTGAAGAGTCCATATCAGGTATACATGTAGTAAAAGCCTTCAATAATGAGGAAAAAGTCATAGCTGAATTCAAGGCTCAAAATGATATATTAAGAGATGTAGGAGTTAAGGCTCAGATTTGGTCTGGGTATATTATGCCACTTATGAATGTAATAAACAACTTTGGCTTTGGAGTTATAGCTATATTTGGAGGGAGTCTGGCTGTAAAAGGTGTTATTTCTGTAGGGATAATTGCCAGTTTTATTTCCTACTCGAAGCAATTTACAAGGCCATTAAATGAGCTTGCAAATACCTTTAATACATTGCAATCAGGCATAGCAGGGGCAGAAAGGGTTTTTGAAATATTAGATGAGACAGAGGAAAGGAAAGATGTTGACAATGCAGTAGATATAGAAAATATTAAAGGAGAAGTAGAATTTAAAGACGTGACCTTTGAATATAAAAAAGATGAACCTGTTCTCAAGGATATATCCTTTAAGGTAGCACCTGGGACTAATATTGCTTTGGTTGGTCCTACGGGAGCAGGAAAAACTACTATAGTAAATTTACTAACTGGATTTTATGAGATAAATAAAGGTGAGATATTAATAGACGGAATCAATATAATGGATTATCAAAAGAATAGCTTAAGAAAAATATTTGGAATGGTGCTACAGGATACTTATCTATTTTCAGGAACCATAAAGGAAAATATAAAGTATGGAAATCTGGAGGCTTCAGATGAGGCTATAGTTAAAGCAGCTGTCCTAGCAAGAGCTGATGATTTTATAAGCAAGCTTCCTCAAGGCTATAACACGTTTTTAAACGAAGGCGGAACTAATTTAAGTCAGGGGCAAAGACAACTGCTAGCTATATCAAGGGCAATCTTAGCTGATCCATCCATACTCATATTAGATGAAGCTACATCTTCCGTAGATACTAGGACAGAATTAAAAATTCAAGAGGCCATGGTAAAGCTTATGGAAAGTAGGACTACATTTATCATTGCCCATAGACTATCTACTATAAAGGATGCTGATATTATCATGGTAATAGATCATGGTGAGATAGTGGAAAAAGGCAGTTATGAAGAGCTATTAGAGAAAAAAGGACATTATTACAGATTGCATCAAAGTCAATTTGCTAATGTAAGTATATAA
- a CDS encoding flavodoxin family protein, whose product MKALILNGELKGDESFEKARKLTEEIIAEQGYETDYILLREKEIGECLGCFGCWVKTPGVCVVEDYGRILAENIINSDMVIFLTPVVYGGYSSELKKALDRIIPLLLPFFKKVNGEVHHKKRYKKYPKVVVLGMMSEEDNEDKELFESLVKRNSLNWYNSFVGGIIIDNSEKDIKYQIRDKLKAMEVLRC is encoded by the coding sequence ATGAAGGCATTAATACTTAACGGGGAATTAAAAGGGGATGAAAGTTTTGAAAAAGCAAGGAAGCTAACTGAGGAGATAATTGCAGAGCAGGGATATGAAACGGATTATATTTTACTTAGAGAAAAGGAAATAGGAGAATGCTTAGGCTGTTTTGGTTGTTGGGTAAAGACACCGGGTGTATGCGTAGTAGAAGATTATGGACGAATACTTGCAGAAAACATTATTAACAGTGATATGGTAATATTTCTTACTCCAGTAGTATATGGAGGATATTCATCTGAGTTGAAAAAGGCCTTAGACAGAATAATACCTTTACTTCTTCCTTTCTTTAAGAAAGTTAACGGAGAGGTTCATCATAAAAAGCGATATAAAAAGTATCCAAAAGTAGTAGTATTAGGCATGATGTCAGAGGAAGATAATGAGGACAAGGAACTATTTGAAAGCCTAGTCAAAAGAAATTCCCTGAACTGGTACAATTCTTTTGTAGGAGGTATCATAATAGACAATTCAGAAAAGGATATCAAATATCAGATACGAGACAAATTGAAAGCTATGGAGGTGTTAAGATGCTAG
- a CDS encoding ABC transporter ATP-binding protein has product MNTGYLSKYINRYKKQFSIGLTFLILETMGDLIQPTIMSRIIDNGVRQGDMNYVLKLGGLMLLVTALGAACAVVRNIVSSKVSQSFGADLREDLYIKIQGFSFDNIDEFQDASLITRLTNDVNQIQNFSHGMMRVFVKAPVLGLGAIVMAFLLNPKMSLILLGVVPVVGIVIAINLKISYPIFTRIQKALDKVNGVMREYLAGIRVVKAFNRFNYERERFRTVNRDLKDITLKGMRIVAVFNPLVALAVNIGIVLVLWIGGLRVNVGNMEVGKIMAFINYMTQVLFGLMIMTRVLNMLIRAKASAERIGEVFEAENSILPMDNPISINNGKGRLEFENVYFKYHSSGKYVLEDIDFSANPGETVAIIGSTGSGKSTLINLIPRFYDVIKGKIKIDDIDVRDISLDELREKIAIVPQKALLFTGSIKDNIKWGNEKATDEEVEKVAKIAQAHDFVKSFNEGYDIYLGQGGVNLSGGQKQRISIARALIKKPAILILDDSTSAVDLITERNIRKGLKEYLKDTTTILIAQRITSVMDADKILVMDKGKIVGMGAHEELMKACEVYQDIYHSQIGKGALDLDA; this is encoded by the coding sequence ATGAATACTGGTTATTTAAGTAAATACATAAATAGGTATAAGAAGCAGTTTTCTATAGGACTTACCTTTTTAATTCTTGAAACCATGGGGGATTTAATACAGCCCACCATTATGTCAAGGATAATAGATAATGGAGTAAGGCAAGGGGATATGAATTATGTGCTTAAGCTAGGAGGACTTATGCTTCTAGTAACTGCTCTAGGAGCCGCCTGTGCAGTTGTTAGAAATATAGTATCCTCTAAGGTATCTCAAAGCTTTGGAGCAGATCTGAGAGAGGACTTATATATTAAAATACAAGGGTTTTCCTTTGACAATATAGACGAATTTCAAGATGCTTCACTGATTACAAGGTTAACAAATGATGTAAATCAAATACAAAACTTTTCACACGGAATGATGAGAGTATTCGTAAAGGCTCCAGTATTAGGATTAGGTGCCATAGTAATGGCATTTTTGTTAAATCCTAAGATGTCATTAATACTTTTAGGAGTAGTTCCTGTAGTAGGTATAGTCATAGCTATAAATCTTAAAATATCCTATCCTATTTTCACAAGAATTCAGAAAGCATTAGACAAGGTTAATGGTGTAATGAGAGAATATCTAGCTGGTATCAGAGTAGTGAAAGCCTTTAATAGATTTAATTATGAAAGAGAACGTTTCAGAACAGTAAATAGAGATTTAAAGGATATTACCCTTAAAGGAATGAGAATAGTAGCAGTTTTTAATCCTCTAGTAGCACTGGCAGTGAATATAGGAATAGTATTAGTCTTATGGATTGGAGGACTAAGAGTTAATGTAGGAAATATGGAGGTTGGCAAAATCATGGCCTTTATCAACTATATGACTCAAGTTCTTTTTGGACTTATGATAATGACTAGGGTGCTAAATATGCTTATCAGAGCCAAGGCTTCAGCTGAGAGAATAGGAGAGGTGTTTGAAGCAGAGAATAGCATACTTCCAATGGATAATCCAATCTCAATTAACAACGGAAAAGGACGATTAGAATTTGAAAATGTATATTTTAAATACCATTCCAGCGGCAAATATGTGTTAGAAGATATTGATTTTTCTGCGAATCCTGGAGAAACTGTGGCAATTATAGGATCTACAGGGTCTGGTAAATCTACCTTAATAAATTTAATACCTAGGTTTTATGATGTAATTAAAGGAAAGATAAAAATTGATGATATAGATGTAAGAGATATTAGCCTTGATGAATTAAGAGAAAAAATAGCTATAGTTCCTCAAAAGGCGTTGTTGTTTACAGGAAGCATAAAAGATAATATAAAATGGGGAAACGAAAAGGCAACAGACGAAGAAGTAGAAAAGGTTGCTAAAATAGCTCAAGCCCATGATTTTGTCAAATCCTTCAATGAAGGCTATGACATTTATCTAGGACAAGGCGGGGTAAATTTGTCTGGTGGTCAAAAGCAGAGAATATCCATAGCTCGAGCACTTATAAAGAAACCTGCCATACTTATTTTAGATGATAGTACATCGGCAGTTGATTTAATAACTGAGAGGAATATAAGGAAGGGTCTAAAAGAATACTTAAAAGATACTACAACCATATTGATAGCTCAAAGAATTACATCAGTAATGGATGCAGATAAAATCCTTGTAATGGATAAAGGAAAAATAGTAGGAATGGGAGCCCACGAGGAGCTTATGAAGGCTTGCGAAGTTTATCAAGATATCTATCATTCTCAGATAGGAAAGGGAGCGTTGGACCTTGATGCCTAG
- a CDS encoding SPFH domain-containing protein, whose amino-acid sequence MGIIKAAFSSIGGGFADQWLEVIEPQEMSDTTVMTSGVKVRAKDRRNSNKKGTDNTVSNGSIIHVYPNQFMMLVEGGKIVDYTAEEGYYKVSNSTLPSMFNGQFGDSLKETFNRFKFGGVTPTVQKVYYINLQEVKGIKFGTRNPVNYFDNFYNAELFLRAHGTYSIKILDPLKFYMEAIPKDKSQVDINDINEQYLSEFLTALQSAINQMSVDGIRISLVASKSMELAKYMSTVLDNDWSQMRGMQIQSVGISSISYDEESQKLINMRNQGAMLSDASIREGYVQGSIARGIESAGSNANGSMTGFMGVGMGLQGAGGFMDAASQTNRLQMQQQEQQRAQSKQEASTTDTAHTEGWKCGCGQANTSRFCTQCGKAKPSNDQDSWTCKCGTVNTGNFCSECGSKKPEGPKKYKCNKCGFEPKDFDKMPKFCPECGDPFNEDDVK is encoded by the coding sequence ATGGGAATAATTAAAGCTGCTTTTAGCTCTATAGGAGGAGGATTTGCAGATCAATGGCTAGAAGTCATCGAGCCGCAGGAAATGAGCGATACCACAGTTATGACATCTGGGGTCAAAGTAAGAGCAAAGGATAGGCGTAACAGCAATAAGAAAGGCACAGATAATACGGTGTCAAATGGCTCTATTATCCATGTATATCCAAATCAGTTTATGATGCTGGTTGAAGGTGGAAAAATAGTTGATTATACAGCAGAAGAGGGATATTACAAAGTTAGCAATTCAACTTTACCTTCAATGTTTAATGGTCAGTTTGGAGATTCTTTAAAAGAGACATTTAATCGTTTTAAGTTTGGCGGTGTAACGCCTACTGTCCAAAAAGTATATTATATAAATCTTCAAGAGGTTAAGGGGATTAAATTTGGAACACGTAATCCCGTCAATTATTTTGATAATTTTTACAATGCTGAGCTATTTTTAAGAGCACATGGAACTTATTCTATTAAAATATTAGATCCACTTAAATTTTATATGGAAGCAATTCCAAAGGATAAGTCTCAAGTGGATATCAATGACATCAATGAGCAGTATTTATCAGAGTTTCTAACGGCACTACAATCTGCTATCAATCAAATGTCTGTCGATGGAATAAGAATTTCTCTTGTGGCTTCAAAAAGCATGGAGCTTGCAAAATATATGTCAACAGTACTAGACAACGATTGGAGTCAAATGCGTGGCATGCAGATTCAATCTGTAGGAATCTCTAGTATTTCATATGATGAAGAATCCCAGAAGCTAATAAATATGCGAAATCAAGGAGCTATGCTATCGGATGCTTCAATTAGAGAAGGCTATGTCCAAGGCTCCATTGCTAGAGGAATAGAGTCGGCTGGCTCCAATGCAAATGGTTCTATGACAGGCTTTATGGGAGTAGGTATGGGTCTGCAAGGAGCAGGCGGTTTTATGGATGCAGCTTCACAGACTAATAGGCTTCAAATGCAGCAGCAAGAGCAACAAAGGGCTCAAAGTAAACAAGAGGCATCAACTACTGACACAGCCCATACTGAAGGCTGGAAATGTGGTTGCGGTCAGGCTAATACAAGCCGCTTTTGTACTCAATGTGGAAAGGCCAAGCCAAGCAATGATCAAGATTCGTGGACTTGTAAATGTGGCACAGTAAATACAGGAAACTTCTGTTCTGAATGTGGTTCAAAAAAGCCAGAGGGACCTAAAAAATATAAATGCAACAAGTGTGGCTTTGAACCTAAGGACTTTGACAAGATGCCAAAGTTCTGTCCTGAATGTGGAGACCCTTTTAATGAAGATGATGTAAAATAA
- a CDS encoding NAD(P)H-dependent oxidoreductase, producing MLAEKKALLLIGSPKSKNSTSESLGNYLLEGLHKKGYVCDKFHILTVLKNNADELFSKVNDTDLLIISFPLYVDNLPSPLIRALELIGENRKERRNIKEQKLIAIANNGFPESFHNYTSLNICKNFAGKAGFQWIGGFVMGSGAAINGKPIEQLGGMTRNKVAALDMAVEAIAKDSEIPPAAFELMSGRLIPTPLYVFMANQGWKTQAKRLGAKKELYAKPYLK from the coding sequence ATGCTAGCTGAAAAAAAGGCCTTATTATTAATAGGAAGTCCAAAATCTAAAAATAGTACTTCTGAATCCTTAGGGAATTATTTGCTTGAAGGCTTGCATAAAAAAGGATATGTATGTGATAAGTTCCATATACTTACTGTACTTAAAAATAATGCAGATGAGCTTTTTTCAAAAGTGAATGATACAGATTTACTTATTATTTCATTTCCACTATACGTAGATAACTTGCCATCGCCTCTAATTAGAGCCTTAGAGCTTATAGGAGAAAATAGGAAGGAAAGGAGAAATATAAAAGAGCAAAAACTAATTGCTATTGCAAATAATGGATTTCCAGAATCTTTTCATAACTATACATCTCTTAATATATGTAAAAACTTTGCAGGTAAAGCAGGGTTTCAGTGGATTGGAGGATTCGTTATGGGCTCTGGTGCAGCAATAAATGGTAAGCCTATTGAGCAATTAGGCGGTATGACTAGAAACAAAGTTGCTGCCCTTGATATGGCTGTAGAGGCCATAGCTAAGGATAGCGAAATTCCTCCCGCAGCTTTTGAGTTGATGTCAGGCAGATTGATACCAACACCCTTATATGTTTTTATGGCAAATCAAGGCTGGAAAACTCAGGCTAAAAGGCTTGGAGCAAAAAAGGAGCTTTATGCGAAGCCTTATCTAAAATAG